The following coding sequences are from one Lolium rigidum isolate FL_2022 chromosome 6, APGP_CSIRO_Lrig_0.1, whole genome shotgun sequence window:
- the LOC124668103 gene encoding 12S seed storage globulin 1-like, which yields MVQRTSNAEVMSMDLSPKMPVKAYGGDGGAYYDWSPADLPMLGAASIGAAKLHLAAGGLSLPSYSDSAKVAYVLQGAGVCGLVLPEAAKEKVIPIKEGDALALPFGAVTWWHNAQDSSAELVVLFLGDTSKGHVPGKFTNFQLTGATGIFTGFSTEFVARAWDLDQDSAAKLVSTQPGSGIVKLAPGHKMPEPRAQDREGMVLNCFEAPLDVDIKGGGRVVVLNTANLPLVKEVGLGADLVRIDGHSMCSPGFSCDSAYQVTYIVRGSGRVQVVGIDGTRVLETRAEGGCLFIVPRFFVVSKIADETGMEWFSIITTPNPIFSHLAGRTSVWKAISPEVLESSFNTTPEMEKMFRSKRLDSEIFFAPN from the exons ATGGTGCAGCGCACAAGTAATGCGGAAGTGATGTCGATGGACCTTTCACCCAAGATGCCGGTCAAGGcctacggcggcgacggcggcgcctacTACGACTGGAGCCCCGCCGACCTCCCCATGCTCGGAGCGGCCTCCATCGGCGCCGCCAAGCTCCACCTTGCTGCCGGCGGCCTTTCCCTGCCCAGCTACTCGGACTCCGCCAAGGTTGCATACGTCCTCCAGGGCGCCGGCGTCTGCGGCCTCGTCCTCCCAGAGGCCGCCAAGGAGAAGGTGATCCCCATCAAGGAGGGCGACGCGCTCGCGCTCCCTTTCGGCGCCGTCACCTGGTGGCACAACGCCCAGGACTCTTCTGCCGAGCTCGTCGTGCTCTTCCTCGGCGACACGTCCAAGGGGCACGTTCCCGGTAAGTTCACAAACTTCCAGCTCACGGGCGCAACCGGCATCTTCACCGGCTTCTCCACCGAGTTCGTCGCCCGCGCCTGGGACCTCGACCAGGACTCCGCCGCCAAGCTCGTCTCCACCCAGCCAGGCTCTGGCATCGTCAAGCTCGCCCCTGGCCACAAGATGCCGGAGCCGCGCGCCCAAGACAGGGAAGGTATGGTGCTCAACTGCTTCGAGGCGCCGCTGGACGTCGACATCAAGGGCGGCGGGCGCGTCGTGGTGCTCAACACGGCCAACTTGCCTCTGGTCAAGGAGGTCGGTCTCGGCGCAGACCTTGTCAGGATCGACGGTCACTCCATGTGCTCGCCGGGGTTCTCCTGCGATTCAGCGTACCAGGTCACCTACATCGTGCGTGGCAGCGGCCGCGTGCAGGTGGTCGGCATTGACGGCACCCGAGTGCTGGAGACCCGCGCCGAGGGAGGCTGCCTCTTCATCGTGCCCAGGTTCTTCGTCGTCTCCAAGATCGCCGATGAGACTGGCATGGAGTGGTTCTCCATCATTACCACCCCAAA CCCAATCTTTAGTCACTTGGCAGGGAGGACCTCGGTGTGGAAGGCGATATCACCAGAGGTGCTGGAGTCCTCGTTCAACACCACACccgagatggagaagatgttccgCTCGAAGAGGCTCGACTCCGAGATCTTCTTCGCTCCGAACTAG